In Nitrospirota bacterium, a genomic segment contains:
- a CDS encoding SLC13 family permease, protein MITALIIFIITYLFIGLRQIPRLHIDRPAGALVGAVLMVIFGVLTLDQAFSAIDMHTLLLLGMMIITVYLRTAGFFELMADKMLSSAKSPLQLLILVVLSSGLLSALFVNDTICLLYTPIILEVTIQLGVNPMPYLLALAMSSTLAGNLTLIGSVANLIVVKQARKRVEIGFVEYFRVGALITAVTIAIGIAVLAVEVRLAGSAEAIAAEKPKQQSSVTITPADHRSGPRTFNIVLICDTEEARTRGLQGFRQLRTDEAALFVFEKPEVLIFWMGSVAYPIDIAFVSPDKKVVRVYPDCRPGSRDTYTSGEQAAWVIETSAGSGIRVGDRVRIEGFRGQGPGAR, encoded by the coding sequence ATGATCACCGCACTCATCATCTTCATCATCACCTACCTGTTCATCGGCCTGCGCCAGATCCCGCGTCTGCATATCGATCGGCCCGCCGGCGCGCTTGTGGGCGCGGTGCTGATGGTTATCTTCGGGGTGCTTACCCTCGATCAGGCGTTCAGCGCCATCGACATGCACACGCTCCTGCTGCTCGGGATGATGATCATCACGGTCTATCTCCGCACTGCGGGATTCTTCGAGCTCATGGCGGACAAGATGCTCTCTTCTGCAAAGTCGCCGCTCCAGCTGCTCATCCTGGTGGTGCTGTCGTCCGGCTTGCTGTCCGCTCTGTTCGTGAACGACACGATCTGTCTGCTCTATACGCCGATCATTCTCGAGGTAACCATCCAGCTGGGAGTAAACCCCATGCCATATCTGCTCGCGCTTGCCATGAGCAGTACCCTGGCGGGCAACCTGACGCTCATCGGTTCCGTTGCCAATCTGATCGTGGTGAAGCAGGCGAGAAAACGGGTGGAGATCGGGTTTGTGGAGTATTTCCGTGTAGGCGCGCTGATCACGGCCGTGACGATCGCGATCGGCATCGCTGTGCTCGCGGTGGAAGTAAGGCTGGCAGGCAGCGCTGAAGCCATCGCGGCGGAGAAACCGAAGCAGCAGTCGTCAGTGACGATCACGCCGGCTGACCACCGGTCCGGTCCCCGTACCTTCAACATCGTGCTGATCTGCGATACTGAGGAGGCCCGGACCCGGGGGCTGCAGGGTTTTCGCCAATTGAGAACCGACGAGGCCGCGCTCTTTGTGTTCGAGAAGCCCGAGGTCCTCATCTTCTGGATGGGAAGCGTTGCATATCCGATCGATATCGCATTTGTCAGCCCTGATAAAAAGGTCGTCCGGGTCTATCCTGACTGCAGGCCGGGGAGCCGGGACACATATACCTCCGGCGAGCAGGCTGCCTGGGTGATCGAGACCTCGGCAGGCTCCGGGATCAGAGTGGGGGACAGGGTGAGGA